From the Candidatus Delongbacteria bacterium genome, one window contains:
- the wecB gene encoding UDP-N-acetylglucosamine 2-epimerase (non-hydrolyzing): MRIVAVVGARPNFMKVAPLARAFAGSPLDFKIVHTGQHYDQAMSQSFFDELDIPHPDLNLGVGSGSHALQTAEIMKRFEPACLELKPDWVLVVGDVNSTAACSLVASKLGIGVCHVEAGLRSWDRSMPEEINRLVTDVISDLLLTTCDEADRNLLAEGIPAEKIHMVGNTMIDTLAHMLPKAAQRGMPARFDQHPGGYGVVTLHRPSNVDNPAILADLLGTLEIVQRELPLIFAIHPRTRKNITACGLEGRLAAMDNLQLCDPLSYLDFLDLYRQSRLVLTDSGGIQEETSWLRVPCITLRENTERAVTVELGTNYLTGVGRAQVLAAFQDVMSGKGKTGSQIPLWDGQTAKRICQLFEDLDSRRAG; this comes from the coding sequence ATGCGCATCGTCGCTGTGGTGGGCGCTCGCCCCAACTTCATGAAGGTGGCCCCGCTGGCCCGGGCATTTGCGGGCAGTCCGCTGGACTTCAAGATCGTCCACACCGGCCAGCACTACGATCAAGCCATGAGCCAGAGCTTTTTCGACGAGCTGGACATTCCGCACCCGGACCTGAACCTCGGAGTGGGTAGCGGCAGCCACGCCCTGCAGACGGCGGAGATCATGAAGCGCTTCGAGCCGGCCTGTCTGGAACTAAAGCCAGACTGGGTGCTGGTGGTGGGCGACGTGAACTCCACCGCGGCCTGCAGCCTGGTGGCCAGCAAGCTGGGGATCGGCGTCTGCCACGTGGAGGCCGGACTGCGCAGCTGGGACCGCAGCATGCCCGAGGAGATCAACCGGCTGGTGACCGACGTGATCAGCGACCTCTTGCTCACCACCTGTGACGAGGCGGACCGCAACCTGCTGGCCGAGGGCATTCCGGCTGAGAAGATCCACATGGTGGGCAACACCATGATCGACACGCTGGCCCACATGCTGCCCAAAGCCGCCCAGCGCGGCATGCCCGCACGCTTCGACCAACACCCGGGTGGCTACGGCGTGGTGACCCTGCACCGGCCCAGCAACGTGGACAACCCGGCGATTCTGGCCGACCTGCTGGGCACGCTGGAGATCGTCCAGCGCGAGCTGCCGCTGATCTTCGCCATCCATCCGCGCACGCGCAAGAACATCACGGCCTGCGGGCTCGAAGGCCGGTTGGCGGCCATGGACAACCTGCAACTCTGCGATCCGCTCTCGTACCTGGACTTCCTGGACCTCTACCGGCAGTCCCGCCTGGTGCTGACGGATTCGGGCGGCATCCAGGAAGAAACCAGCTGGCTGCGCGTGCCTTGTATCACGCTGCGCGAGAACACCGAGCGCGCGGTCACCGTGGAGCTGGGCACCAATTATCTGACGGGAGTTGGCCGCGCCCAGGTTCTGGCCGCGTTCCAGGATGTCATGAGTGGCAAAGGAAAGACGGGAAGTCAGATTCCTTTGTGGGATGGGCAGACGGCCAAGCGGATCTGCCAGCTCTTTGAGGATTTGGACAGCAGACGAGCCGGCTAA
- the wecB gene encoding UDP-N-acetylglucosamine 2-epimerase (non-hydrolyzing): MTIVGTRPEIIRLSAVIQAADAAFTHVLVHTGQNWDHRLNGIFFEELGLREPDHFLGVAGGHLGETMGNILSRSYEVLVEEKPDALLVLGDTNSALAAIAAKRLKVPIFHMEAGNRCFDQNVPEEINRKIVDHISDINLPYTEHSRRYLLQEGFRREHIFVTGSPMGEVLHQHRERIAASRVLEELSLTSGRYLLVSAHREENVDLEANFQHLTASLNAVAEEYGLPVIYSTHPRTRKRIEERGVVFHPLLRNLPPFGFFDYNHLQQHAFCVLSDSGTLSEESSLLDFPAVLIRTSTERPEVLDKGSIIVGGIRPAHLLEAIRIVRREREAGVRWEPPTDYLDLNVSRKVVHLIASYTPIINRVTWFKPE; the protein is encoded by the coding sequence ATGACCATCGTGGGCACGCGCCCGGAGATCATCCGCCTCTCCGCCGTGATCCAGGCGGCGGACGCCGCCTTCACGCACGTCCTGGTGCACACCGGGCAGAACTGGGACCACCGCCTCAACGGGATCTTCTTCGAGGAGCTGGGCCTGCGCGAGCCCGATCACTTCCTGGGCGTGGCCGGCGGCCACCTGGGGGAGACCATGGGCAACATCCTCTCGCGCTCCTACGAGGTGCTGGTGGAGGAGAAGCCCGACGCGCTGCTGGTCCTGGGGGACACCAACTCGGCCCTGGCGGCCATCGCAGCCAAGCGGCTCAAGGTGCCCATCTTCCACATGGAGGCCGGCAACCGCTGCTTCGACCAGAACGTGCCGGAGGAGATCAACCGCAAGATCGTCGACCACATCTCCGACATCAACCTGCCCTACACGGAGCACAGCCGGCGCTACCTGCTCCAGGAGGGCTTCCGTCGCGAGCACATCTTCGTCACCGGATCGCCCATGGGCGAGGTGCTGCACCAGCACCGCGAGCGCATCGCCGCCAGCCGCGTGCTGGAGGAGCTGAGCCTGACGAGCGGCCGCTACCTGCTGGTGAGCGCGCACCGCGAGGAGAACGTCGACCTGGAGGCCAACTTCCAGCACCTGACGGCCAGCCTCAATGCCGTGGCCGAGGAGTACGGCCTGCCCGTGATCTACAGCACCCACCCGCGCACGCGCAAACGGATCGAGGAGCGCGGCGTGGTCTTCCACCCGCTGCTGCGCAATCTGCCGCCCTTCGGCTTTTTCGACTACAACCACCTGCAGCAGCACGCCTTCTGTGTGCTCTCCGACTCGGGCACGCTGAGCGAGGAATCCAGCCTGCTGGATTTCCCCGCCGTGCTGATCCGCACCTCCACCGAGCGCCCGGAGGTGCTGGACAAGGGCTCGATCATCGTGGGGGGCATCCGGCCGGCCCACCTGCTGGAGGCCATCCGCATCGTGCGCCGGGAGCGCGAGGCCGGCGTCCGCTGGGAGCCGCCAACGGACTACCTGGACCTGAATGTCTCACGCAAAGTGGTCCACCTGATCGCCAGCTACACGCCGATCATCAACCGCGTGACCTGGTTCAAGCCGGAATAG
- a CDS encoding Gfo/Idh/MocA family oxidoreductase: protein MKSVVVLYSGQIEVRELPAPVLQPGEVLVETAWSLISAGTETAALSRSEKAPSLLEQVIQKPDRLIKGVRKVLFEGRQSLEAQLETANHTARQTGYSLAGVVREVGPGVTDLKPGDRVACAGSDLAVHAEWVAVPRLLTCLVPDSVELDVAAMTTVASIALQGVRQAAPQLGEVVLVSGLGLIGMITAKLLAANGCTVIGVDPDERKREFLAKLGHSHVFDPDDPALTACAASLTGFHGVDATLICAATKNSGPVVQAMELTRKKGRVVVVGAVPMEIPRAPFYQKEIEFTIACSYGPGRYDPAYEKEGRDYPLSFVRWTENRNLQAVLELEAQGKLGLGDLITHRHPLSEARTAFRTLMGGTELAVGALLSYPGNPSPARAVRLESTPRAIKARGVAVVGTGGFAKLTYLKYLSQSSELAFVAACNRTPLSATRIQEATKVAWSGTDVDQMLGQPDVDAVIVCSQHDSHAEIAARALRAGKHVLVEKPAALTLEDCALLESLAQESGLSCSVGHNRRYSPHVRQIQRQLRALGAPFLATYRVNAGAIPAGHWTQDRNRGGGRLRGELCHFLDTLCFLAGAPPQRMSIEQLPAGGPLSTTDNWIVNLAFPDGSLGAIQYLSIGAKSLPKERLEVHQGGASFVLDDFLSLSIHKGESSEVHKLAEQDKGQVAQFREWEALLGGRRSDLMLGAEALWGTRLSILLDQAVQAGQATVEPAL, encoded by the coding sequence ATGAAATCTGTTGTCGTCTTATACAGCGGTCAAATCGAAGTGCGCGAGTTGCCGGCCCCAGTCCTGCAACCGGGCGAGGTCTTGGTGGAGACCGCTTGGTCGCTGATCAGCGCGGGAACGGAAACAGCCGCCCTGTCACGTTCGGAAAAAGCACCATCCCTGTTGGAACAGGTGATCCAAAAGCCGGATCGCCTGATCAAAGGTGTGCGCAAGGTCCTGTTTGAAGGGCGACAGTCCCTGGAGGCGCAACTTGAGACCGCGAACCATACCGCACGCCAGACGGGATATTCCCTGGCGGGTGTGGTGAGGGAAGTGGGGCCTGGTGTGACGGATCTGAAACCGGGGGATCGGGTGGCCTGTGCGGGCTCCGATTTGGCCGTTCACGCCGAATGGGTCGCTGTCCCACGTCTGTTGACATGCCTGGTGCCGGACTCGGTGGAATTGGATGTGGCCGCCATGACCACGGTGGCTTCCATTGCCCTCCAGGGCGTGCGCCAGGCCGCCCCGCAGCTCGGGGAAGTGGTGCTGGTCAGTGGGTTGGGGTTGATCGGGATGATCACAGCGAAATTGTTGGCTGCCAACGGCTGCACTGTGATCGGTGTGGACCCGGACGAACGCAAGCGCGAGTTCCTGGCCAAGCTGGGCCATTCACACGTCTTTGATCCGGATGATCCCGCGCTCACGGCCTGTGCGGCTTCATTGACCGGCTTCCATGGCGTGGATGCCACCTTGATCTGTGCGGCCACGAAGAACTCGGGCCCAGTAGTTCAAGCCATGGAATTGACGCGCAAGAAGGGGCGAGTTGTGGTTGTGGGGGCTGTGCCGATGGAGATTCCCCGCGCACCTTTCTACCAGAAGGAGATCGAGTTCACCATTGCCTGTTCCTACGGGCCCGGCAGGTATGATCCTGCCTATGAAAAGGAGGGGCGGGATTATCCGCTCTCTTTTGTCCGGTGGACGGAGAACCGCAATCTCCAGGCCGTCCTGGAGCTTGAGGCCCAGGGCAAGTTGGGGTTGGGCGATCTGATTACCCATCGACACCCGCTGAGTGAGGCCCGCACGGCCTTCCGCACCCTGATGGGCGGCACCGAGCTGGCAGTGGGCGCCTTGCTTTCTTATCCAGGAAATCCATCGCCGGCCCGTGCCGTTCGGCTTGAATCCACCCCCCGTGCCATCAAGGCACGAGGCGTGGCCGTGGTGGGTACCGGCGGCTTTGCCAAGCTGACCTATCTGAAGTACCTGAGCCAGTCCAGTGAACTGGCTTTCGTGGCCGCCTGCAACCGCACACCCCTGTCCGCCACAAGGATCCAAGAGGCGACAAAAGTGGCCTGGTCCGGCACGGACGTGGACCAGATGCTGGGCCAGCCGGATGTCGATGCCGTGATTGTCTGTTCCCAGCATGACAGCCATGCGGAGATCGCCGCCCGGGCGCTCCGGGCCGGCAAGCATGTTTTGGTGGAAAAGCCGGCCGCCTTGACTCTGGAGGATTGCGCTCTGCTGGAGTCATTGGCCCAGGAATCGGGATTGTCGTGCAGTGTGGGGCACAACCGGCGCTACAGCCCGCACGTCCGGCAGATCCAGCGCCAGCTGCGGGCCTTGGGGGCCCCTTTCCTGGCCACCTACCGTGTGAATGCCGGGGCGATTCCCGCCGGGCACTGGACCCAAGACCGGAACCGGGGTGGGGGCCGCTTGCGGGGCGAGCTTTGTCATTTTTTGGATACTCTGTGCTTTCTGGCCGGAGCGCCGCCCCAGCGCATGAGCATCGAGCAACTCCCCGCGGGCGGGCCATTGTCCACCACGGACAACTGGATCGTCAACCTGGCCTTCCCGGATGGCAGCTTGGGTGCCATCCAGTACCTGAGCATCGGCGCGAAGAGCCTGCCCAAAGAGCGGTTGGAAGTGCATCAGGGAGGAGCCAGCTTTGTGCTGGATGACTTCCTCAGCTTGAGTATTCACAAAGGTGAATCAAGTGAAGTTCACAAACTAGCCGAGCAGGACAAGGGGCAAGTGGCGCAGTTTCGCGAATGGGAGGCTCTGCTGGGCGGGCGCCGTTCCGACCTGATGTTGGGTGCGGAAGCCCTGTGGGGCACGCGCCTGTCCATCCTGCTGGATCAGGCGGTCCAGGCAGGTCAAGCGACGGTGGAACCGGCTCTGTAA
- a CDS encoding polysaccharide biosynthesis protein: MYDGKTFLITGGTGSFGNAVLDRLLPTDAGEIRVFSRDEKKQHDMRMRYDNYRVKFYIGDVRDRSSVDEAMHGVSFVYHAAALKQVPSCEFYPMEAIRTNVLGTENVLSSAVAHGVERLVVLSTDKAVYPINVMGITKALLEKLMVAKSRTLKAAGTRLCGTRYGNVMGSRGSVIPFFIEKLLAGQPLTVTDPSMTRFLLTLKGAVELVIFAFDNARPGDIFVQKAPACTVGVLTQALNELFGSPSQIKVIGTRHGEKLHETLCSREEMARSEDLGNFYRVPADARDLNYDVYFTQGDAGISEGGDYSSNNTEQLDGAQVKDLLLSLDFVADALAGKGIHV, translated from the coding sequence ATGTACGACGGCAAAACCTTTCTCATCACGGGCGGCACCGGCTCCTTCGGGAACGCCGTGCTGGATCGCCTGCTGCCCACGGACGCGGGCGAGATCCGGGTGTTCAGCCGGGACGAGAAAAAGCAGCATGACATGCGCATGCGCTACGACAACTACCGGGTGAAGTTCTACATCGGCGACGTGCGGGACCGCTCCAGCGTGGACGAGGCCATGCACGGCGTGAGCTTTGTCTATCACGCCGCCGCGCTCAAGCAGGTGCCCAGCTGCGAATTCTACCCGATGGAGGCCATCCGCACCAACGTGCTGGGCACGGAGAACGTGCTCTCCAGCGCCGTGGCCCACGGCGTGGAGCGGCTGGTGGTGCTCTCCACGGACAAGGCCGTCTACCCCATCAACGTCATGGGGATCACCAAGGCCCTGCTGGAGAAGCTGATGGTGGCCAAGTCCCGCACGCTCAAGGCGGCGGGCACGCGGCTCTGCGGCACGCGCTACGGCAACGTGATGGGTTCGCGCGGCTCGGTGATCCCCTTCTTCATCGAGAAGCTGCTGGCCGGCCAGCCCCTGACCGTGACCGATCCCTCCATGACCCGCTTCCTGCTAACGCTGAAGGGCGCGGTGGAGCTGGTGATCTTCGCCTTCGACAACGCCCGCCCCGGGGACATCTTTGTGCAGAAGGCGCCGGCCTGCACCGTCGGCGTGCTGACCCAGGCCCTGAACGAGCTGTTCGGCTCCCCTTCGCAGATCAAGGTCATCGGCACGCGCCACGGCGAGAAACTGCACGAGACCCTCTGCTCGCGCGAGGAGATGGCCCGCTCCGAGGACCTGGGGAATTTCTACCGCGTGCCCGCCGACGCGCGCGACCTGAACTACGACGTCTACTTCACCCAGGGCGACGCGGGGATCAGCGAGGGGGGCGACTATTCCTCCAACAACACCGAGCAGCTGGACGGGGCCCAGGTGAAGGACCTGCTGCTCTCGCTGGACTTCGTCGCCGACGCGCTGGCGGGAAAGGGCATCCACGTATGA
- a CDS encoding lysophospholipid acyltransferase family protein encodes MALTLLQSLENGTRVLLHMVLDTYLFGYNRVTYHHRERLEELDQLIIVANHTSHYDAAVLLSAFPYSRMHHVHPVAAKDYFFSSRLKGFFFRLFMNVLPIERSAKLHEAFVPTEEALARGDSIIIFPEGTRSVDGEVKAFKVGVGYLAARFGLPVLPVYIDGAHKAFGKGHSVPKALKVSVVYGRPQRYEGDPEDREGWAAFAAHLREEVLRIGRAYCRARDNYNLFPPPQA; translated from the coding sequence ATGGCCCTCACCCTGCTCCAGTCCCTGGAAAACGGGACGCGCGTCCTGCTCCACATGGTGCTGGACACCTACCTCTTCGGCTACAACCGGGTGACCTACCACCACCGGGAGCGGCTGGAAGAGCTGGATCAGCTGATCATCGTGGCCAACCACACCAGCCACTACGACGCCGCCGTGCTGCTCTCGGCCTTTCCCTACAGCCGCATGCACCACGTGCACCCGGTGGCGGCCAAGGACTATTTCTTCTCGTCGCGCCTCAAGGGATTCTTCTTCCGCCTGTTCATGAACGTGCTGCCCATCGAGCGCTCGGCCAAGCTCCACGAGGCCTTCGTGCCCACCGAGGAGGCCCTGGCCCGGGGCGACAGCATCATCATCTTCCCCGAGGGCACGCGCAGCGTGGACGGCGAGGTCAAGGCCTTCAAGGTGGGGGTGGGCTATCTGGCGGCGCGCTTCGGCCTGCCCGTGCTGCCGGTCTACATCGATGGCGCGCACAAGGCCTTCGGCAAGGGGCACTCGGTCCCCAAGGCCCTCAAGGTGAGCGTGGTCTACGGCCGCCCCCAGCGCTACGAGGGCGATCCGGAGGATCGCGAGGGCTGGGCGGCCTTCGCCGCGCATCTGCGGGAGGAGGTGCTGCGCATCGGCCGGGCCTACTGCCGCGCCCGGGACAACTACAACCTCTTCCCGCCTCCGCAGG
- a CDS encoding NAD-dependent epimerase/dehydratase family protein — MKVLVTGAAGFLGRNFGAALRRRPELELLELDRDHTLEELDAALEQADFVFHLAGSNRPPRPEEFTAVNVDLTAHLCRRLARRGAAVPLVFSSSSQAALDNPYGASKRAAEDLLADHARASGAPVFVFRLLNLFGKWGLPNYNSVVATFCHNSTRGLPLRVDNPAARLQLNYVDDVVAAFLALLDGAPAPDPGELLTVATVHELSVGELRDRLEGYAAMRDAGRIPDMADPLDAVLYPTWLSYLPGDAFAVTPELKTDPRGWLFEWIKTPHLGQVFVSTTKPGITRGNHYHDTKVETFCVVRGQAVIRFRPVDGSEVLEYPVDGARPQVVSIPPGYTHSIENTGSEEMLCLFWSNQIFDPAAPDTHFLKVKDDQ; from the coding sequence ATGAAGGTGCTGGTGACCGGAGCGGCGGGTTTCCTGGGACGCAACTTCGGCGCGGCCCTGCGCCGCCGGCCGGAACTCGAGCTGCTCGAACTGGACCGCGACCACACGCTGGAGGAGCTGGACGCCGCGCTGGAGCAGGCGGACTTCGTGTTCCACCTGGCGGGCAGCAACCGTCCGCCCCGGCCCGAGGAGTTCACCGCCGTCAACGTCGACCTGACGGCCCACCTCTGCCGGCGCCTGGCGCGGCGGGGCGCGGCCGTGCCGCTGGTGTTCAGCTCCAGCAGCCAGGCGGCGCTGGACAATCCCTACGGCGCCAGCAAGCGCGCGGCTGAGGACCTGCTGGCGGACCACGCCCGCGCGAGCGGGGCGCCGGTCTTCGTCTTCCGCCTGCTCAACCTGTTCGGCAAGTGGGGCCTGCCCAACTACAATTCGGTGGTGGCCACCTTCTGCCACAACAGCACGCGCGGCCTGCCGCTGCGGGTGGACAACCCCGCCGCCCGACTCCAGCTCAACTACGTGGACGACGTGGTGGCGGCCTTCCTGGCGCTGCTGGACGGCGCGCCGGCGCCGGACCCGGGGGAGCTGTTGACGGTGGCGACCGTGCACGAGCTGAGCGTGGGCGAGCTGCGCGACCGGCTGGAGGGCTACGCGGCCATGCGCGACGCGGGGAGGATTCCCGACATGGCCGATCCCCTGGACGCCGTGCTCTATCCCACCTGGCTGAGCTATCTGCCCGGCGACGCCTTCGCCGTCACACCCGAGCTGAAGACCGATCCGCGCGGCTGGCTCTTCGAGTGGATCAAGACGCCGCACCTGGGCCAGGTTTTCGTCTCCACCACCAAGCCCGGCATCACGCGCGGCAACCACTACCACGACACCAAGGTGGAGACCTTCTGCGTGGTGCGCGGCCAGGCCGTGATCCGCTTCCGGCCCGTGGACGGCAGCGAGGTGCTGGAGTATCCCGTGGACGGCGCGCGGCCCCAGGTGGTGAGCATCCCGCCGGGCTACACGCACTCCATTGAAAACACGGGGTCGGAGGAGATGCTCTGCCTGTTCTGGAGCAACCAGATCTTCGACCCCGCCGCCCCGGACACCCACTTCCTCAAGGTGAAGGACGACCAGTGA
- a CDS encoding NAD-dependent epimerase/dehydratase family protein: MRILVTGAAGFIGYHLSQSLLQDGHKVIGLDIVNDYYDPRLKEDRLARLAEFPDFKLERRDVADLAALERVFLVHKPERVVHLAAQAGVRYSISHPHVYGDSNLTGFLNILECCRHTPGVQGLVYASSSSVYGGNTKIPFSVEDRVDQPLSLYAATKKANELMAHTYSHLYKMHTTGLRFFTVYGPWGRPDMALFLFTKAILAGEPIRVFNHGDMRRDFTYVDDIVAGIRAAIDKNHRCEIFNLGNHKSEKLTDFIDLIEGYLGRKAERLLEPMQPGDVPASYADIEHSREGLGFEPTTDINVGIKRFLDWYVDYYKEKI, encoded by the coding sequence ATGCGCATCCTGGTCACCGGCGCAGCCGGCTTCATCGGCTACCATCTCAGTCAGTCGCTTCTGCAGGACGGACACAAGGTCATCGGGCTTGACATCGTCAACGACTACTACGACCCGCGGCTCAAGGAGGATCGTCTCGCGCGCCTAGCCGAATTCCCCGACTTCAAGTTGGAACGCCGGGACGTGGCGGACTTGGCGGCACTGGAGCGCGTGTTTCTGGTCCACAAGCCGGAGCGAGTGGTTCATCTGGCGGCCCAGGCTGGTGTTCGTTACAGCATCAGCCATCCTCATGTCTACGGCGACAGCAACCTGACCGGATTCCTCAACATCCTGGAGTGCTGCCGACACACGCCGGGTGTGCAAGGCCTGGTCTATGCCTCCAGTTCCTCCGTCTACGGAGGCAACACCAAGATTCCCTTCTCCGTCGAGGATCGGGTGGATCAACCCCTCAGCCTCTACGCGGCCACCAAGAAGGCCAATGAGCTGATGGCCCACACCTACTCACACTTGTACAAGATGCACACGACGGGCCTGCGATTTTTCACGGTCTACGGACCCTGGGGCCGGCCGGACATGGCGCTGTTCTTGTTCACCAAGGCCATCCTGGCCGGCGAGCCGATCCGCGTGTTCAACCACGGCGACATGCGGCGGGACTTCACCTACGTGGACGACATCGTGGCCGGAATTCGAGCGGCGATCGACAAAAACCACCGCTGCGAAATCTTCAATCTGGGCAATCACAAGAGCGAGAAGCTGACGGATTTCATTGATCTGATCGAAGGCTATCTGGGACGCAAAGCCGAGCGACTGCTGGAGCCCATGCAGCCCGGAGACGTGCCGGCCAGTTACGCCGACATCGAGCACTCCCGGGAAGGACTGGGCTTCGAGCCCACTACCGATATCAACGTCGGCATCAAGCGCTTTTTGGACTGGTACGTGGACTACTACAAGGAGAAGATCTGA